A window of the Proteus terrae subsp. cibarius genome harbors these coding sequences:
- the aceE gene encoding pyruvate dehydrogenase (acetyl-transferring), homodimeric type, whose product MSDMLKNDVDPIETRDWLQAIDSVIREEGVERAQFLIDQVLKQARNGGLNIALGGSVHSDYINTIPAEDEPAYPGNLELERRIRSAIRWNAVMMVLRASKKDLELGGHMASFQSSATLYEVCFNHFFRAQNETDGGDLVYFQGHISPGIYARAFLEGRLTEEQLNNFRQEIGGKGLSSYPHPKLMPEFWQFPTVSMGLGPLSAIYQAKFLKYLNHRGLKDTTKQTVYAFLGDGEMDEPESKGAITIAVREKLDNLCFVINCNLQRLDGPVTGNGKIVNELEGIFAGAGWNVIKVMWGDRWDELLRKDTSGKLIQLMNETLDGDYQTFKSRDGAYVREHFFNRYPETAALVKDMTDDEIWALNRGGHDPKKVFAAFQKAKDTQNQPTVILAQTIKGYGMGETAEGKNIAHQVKKMNMDGVHHFRDRFNIPVADEQIKDLPYITFDKDSEEYKYLHARRQDLGGYLPARRPRFEEKLDIPALEDFSQLLEEQSKEISTTIAFVRALNVMLKNKSIKDRLVPIIADEARTFGMEGLFRQIGIYSPNGQQYTPQDREQVAYYKEDVKGQILQEGINELGAGASWLAAATSYSTNNLPMIPFYIYYSMFGFQRIGDLCWAAGDQQARGFLVGGTSGRTTLNGEGLQHEDGHSHIQSLTIPNCISYDPAFAYEVAVIMQDGLERMYGDKQENVYYYITTLNENYHMPAMPAGVEEGIRKGIYKLESLEGAKGKVQLLGSGSILRHVREAAQILSAEYGIGSDVYSVTSFTELARDGQDCERWNMLHPSEAPRVPYIAQIMNDAPAVASTDYMKLFAEQVRTYVPADDYRVLGTDGFGRSDSRENLRHHFEVDTSYVIVAALGELAKRGEIDVKVVEEAIKKYNINPEKVNPRLA is encoded by the coding sequence ATGTCAGATATGCTGAAAAATGACGTGGATCCGATCGAAACTCGCGACTGGTTACAAGCGATCGACTCGGTCATCCGTGAAGAAGGTGTTGAGCGTGCACAGTTCCTGATTGATCAGGTATTAAAACAAGCCCGTAATGGTGGTCTTAATATCGCTTTAGGCGGTTCTGTACACAGCGATTATATCAATACCATTCCTGCTGAAGATGAACCCGCTTACCCTGGCAATCTGGAATTAGAGCGTCGTATTCGTTCTGCTATTCGCTGGAACGCAGTAATGATGGTTCTGCGTGCATCCAAAAAAGATTTGGAACTCGGCGGACACATGGCGTCATTCCAATCTTCTGCAACTTTATATGAAGTGTGCTTTAACCACTTCTTCCGCGCGCAAAATGAAACTGATGGCGGTGACTTGGTTTACTTCCAAGGCCATATCTCCCCAGGTATCTACGCTCGTGCATTCTTAGAAGGTCGTTTAACTGAAGAGCAATTGAACAACTTCCGTCAAGAGATTGGTGGTAAAGGTTTATCTTCTTATCCGCACCCTAAATTAATGCCTGAATTCTGGCAGTTCCCAACAGTTTCTATGGGCCTGGGACCACTATCTGCAATTTACCAAGCTAAATTCCTGAAATATTTGAATCACCGTGGCTTAAAAGATACGACTAAACAAACTGTTTATGCGTTCTTAGGCGATGGCGAGATGGACGAGCCAGAATCTAAAGGTGCTATCACCATCGCAGTTCGCGAAAAATTAGACAACCTGTGCTTCGTGATTAACTGTAACTTGCAGCGTCTTGATGGCCCAGTTACAGGTAACGGCAAAATTGTTAACGAATTAGAAGGTATCTTCGCGGGTGCTGGCTGGAACGTTATCAAAGTAATGTGGGGCGATCGTTGGGATGAGCTTCTGCGTAAAGACACTTCAGGTAAACTCATTCAATTAATGAATGAAACTCTGGATGGTGACTACCAGACATTTAAATCTCGTGATGGCGCTTATGTTCGTGAGCACTTCTTCAATCGTTATCCAGAAACAGCTGCATTAGTTAAAGATATGACTGATGATGAAATCTGGGCATTAAACCGTGGTGGTCACGATCCGAAGAAAGTCTTTGCAGCATTCCAAAAAGCAAAAGACACTCAAAATCAACCAACTGTTATTTTAGCTCAAACCATCAAAGGTTATGGTATGGGTGAAACGGCAGAAGGTAAAAACATTGCTCACCAAGTTAAGAAAATGAACATGGATGGCGTTCACCATTTCCGTGATCGTTTCAATATTCCTGTTGCTGATGAGCAAATCAAAGACCTGCCTTATATTACTTTTGATAAAGACTCAGAAGAATACAAATATCTGCACGCACGTCGTCAGGATTTAGGTGGTTACCTACCAGCTCGTCGTCCACGTTTTGAAGAAAAACTGGATATCCCAGCACTGGAAGATTTCAGCCAATTACTGGAAGAACAATCTAAAGAGATTTCAACAACTATCGCATTCGTTCGTGCTCTGAACGTAATGTTGAAAAATAAATCTATCAAAGATCGTTTAGTTCCAATTATTGCGGACGAAGCACGTACTTTCGGTATGGAAGGTCTGTTCCGTCAAATCGGTATTTATAGCCCGAATGGCCAACAATATACGCCTCAAGACCGTGAGCAAGTTGCTTACTATAAAGAAGACGTTAAAGGTCAAATTCTGCAAGAAGGTATCAACGAACTGGGTGCTGGCGCATCTTGGTTAGCAGCTGCAACATCTTACAGCACTAACAATCTGCCAATGATCCCATTCTATATCTACTACTCAATGTTTGGTTTCCAACGTATTGGCGACTTATGCTGGGCTGCAGGCGACCAACAAGCTCGTGGTTTCTTAGTAGGTGGTACTTCAGGTCGTACAACACTTAACGGTGAAGGTTTACAGCACGAAGATGGTCATAGTCATATTCAATCGCTGACTATTCCTAACTGTATCTCTTATGATCCAGCATTCGCTTATGAAGTAGCTGTTATCATGCAAGACGGTTTAGAACGTATGTATGGTGATAAACAAGAAAACGTTTATTACTACATCACTACACTGAACGAAAACTACCATATGCCAGCAATGCCAGCCGGTGTTGAAGAAGGTATCCGTAAAGGTATCTACAAACTGGAATCACTGGAAGGCGCGAAAGGTAAAGTTCAATTACTGGGCTCTGGTTCTATTCTACGTCACGTTCGTGAAGCAGCACAAATCCTGTCTGCTGAATACGGCATTGGTTCTGATGTTTATAGCGTAACTTCATTCACTGAATTGGCTCGTGATGGTCAAGATTGTGAACGTTGGAACATGTTACATCCATCTGAAGCACCGCGTGTACCTTACATCGCTCAAATTATGAATGATGCACCAGCTGTTGCCTCTACTGACTACATGAAACTGTTCGCTGAACAAGTTCGTACTTATGTACCAGCAGATGATTACCGCGTATTAGGTACAGATGGTTTCGGTCGTTCTGATAGCCGTGAAAACCTGCGTCACCACTTCGAAGTTGATACTTCTTATGTGATTGTTGCTGCATTAGGTGAATTAGCTAAACGTGGTGAGATTGATGTGAAGGTTGTTGAAGAAGCAATCAAAAAATACAACATCAACCCTGAAAAAGTAAACCCACGTCTGGCGTAA